GGCCGATAAGAGTCTACGATTTTGACAAACATCACGCGCTTCATTCGAAATAATCAGACCCAGAATGAATTATGATTTTCCATTCGCCAGGGCCGTTAATGAGCTCAAGCCCAACggaattcaaatgtttcaaacatttGCAATCGGCCTCAGCGGATTTACTTAATTTAATAACAACGAGAGCGTCACGCGGTAATCAAGCGCAAAACAATAACCAGCTGAGAACTTAACAAAAGGCCTCCCCACCAAGACCCACACCCATCGTGTTTGTTACCCGGCCTCAAGGCTGCGGCCTCATTTCCACTTTGAGAATTAAGAACTGCTGGGAGCCTCCACAATCAAGTTCAGCGTCCTGTGGCCTCAGATTGTGTGTCGTTTGCATattgcagagagagagagagagagagagagagaaagacaactTGTCATGCAACGGATATAAATGTTTGCAAATGGGCATATAAGACAGCTGCTGGCCATGAGAAGCGGCCGGAACAAgagaccaaagaaaaaaacggacgtCCTTCGTTGTTGCTATTTCACTTGTTGTAGTAGACGCGAGTATAGTTTTTCAAGCTAAAATATTTGCATTGCAAGcgtccagctgctgctgctgttgttggaaaAGGGCTTTTGTCACTCGACATCTCGCCTATatccaaaaaggcaaaagtgGCGATGGCTGAAAATGATCAGCGACGACCTTCTCTGCAAGGGATCGATGCGAAAATATGCGAAAGTGGGTTACGGCGGGACGTATACCTCACGGGGAcgagtttgaaatttttttatttttttttcaaaagtttcagATGCGCCGATTGTTATGTGTGTGTCCTTAGTTTTGCTCGTTTCTCTTGGCTGGCACCTGTTCTCGGTCTCCCTCGTGGCGAAAAGCAACGCCCAATAGAGCGAGAAAACATCGAGCCCCAATCTATTCGGGTTCACCTTGGAGAAGACAAAGCAATCATCGCGAATTGGATGATTTGCGACCACCTTGAacctcttttcattttgctttTCTCTCCGGAGATTTCGCTGACCAGCTGATAAGAGAACAGCAGTAGCGATGTTTATTAGTTATCTGgaccaaaaaaatattatgccAAATATGAAACGTCATTTTTGAACAACCGCTGATTTATCGCCATCTGTTGCTGATTTTATCCGATGTTAGGATATGCGAAACATAGATGTCACTGTCGTTTGTATCAACTATCAATCgaacttgtatttttttttaaacactcgggggaataaattcaatttttgattagactttccccccaaaatcaattaatttgttgtttatgCAAAATGTAACAGGCTGATAGTTTCTCTTGATTACGAGGCTGTCACCTTTAGGCAGCATCAATTTTTACGATGAGGTCAAGACTTTTGCACTTCAATTAggttttcaccttttttcaaGGACGTTGATCGAACCTTATTTAACATATACAATGTCCTCCACTTTCTCTTTCAGTGTGGAGCACCTCCCTACAACCGGCTAAACACATTTTCCTCccgaaaaattgaatttccctGATTTTCATAGTCTCTTCAAATCTCTACAGGTCATTACATTAATTACTTTGTTTACAAGGCTGCTTGCCAAGAGGGACTTCTATAATTAACTTTTCCCCAGCACCCAAACACCCAACACCCTCATTTCTATCTCTAGGTATTCACTTCTGCATAGTTTGTTTCAGGTTAGCCACACACAGTGTATGTGTGGTCTTTTCTCTTAAGTGGTCGACCATTACCCCATTCTTTTCCTAGCAAGGACAATTTGCCTGTTTTGCTACCATTCCTTGTCCATAACACAGCACTTCTACCAAGAGCGCAATGCTTTTGTTGCTCCTTAATAGGCCTGCTCTAGAGGCTTCTCACCGTTTCCACAACCTCCTCAGGAATGGGGCCTCATTGGCCATTACTTCCAGATCTTACGCTGATGTCAGGGGAAAGGTATAATGTCTTGCAGCACACAAGTTATTGATTCAAGTGTTCTGATTCATGTTTCTGGCTGTTTGCAGATCCTGGCAATCAGGAGAGAGGATCAGTCAGTGTGGGAGCGAAGGGCTCCACTTTCACCCACCAATGTTCGCAAGCTAGTCAGGGCAGGAGTGAAGGTTCTTGTTCAACCCTCCAACAGAAGAGCTTACCCCATGCAAGCTTATGCAAATGCAGGGGCAATCATCCAGGAAGACATCGGAGAGGCACCCGTCATCGTCGGAGTCAAGCAAATCCCCATCGACTTTTTACTACCCAACAAGAcctattgtttcttttcccacACAATCAAGGCTCAGGAAGCCAACATGCCTTTGCTGGACGCAATGTTGGAAAAGGTATCCCTCTTATTGATGTCCACGCAATTGTTTCCTTCGCTTCATTATTTCGTTTTCCGTAGAATATCCGACTGGTTGACTACGAGAAAATGATGGATGCAAACGGCCAGCGGGTTGTGGCTTTTGGCAAGTACGCCGGTGTGGCCGGCATGATCAATATTCTTCACGGTCTAGGTCTACGACTCTTGGCCCTCGGACACCACACCCCGTTCATGGTGAGGATTAGCATTTAAAAGATTCgcaggtttcttttttgtaacacttgttccaaaacttgttcccttttctctctctctctctccctccaaACTCGTCATTAGCATATTGGGCCAGCGCACAACTATCGCAATTCGGGAATGGCTCGCCAAGCCGTTCGTGATGCTGGTTTTGAGATCGCTATAGGCATGTTGCCCAAATCCATCGGTCCTTTAACGTTTTGTTTCACTGGATCGGGCAATGTCTCGCAAGGCGCTCAAGAAATCTTCCAGGTAAATAATGTCTGTCTTAATTGCAACGGGAGGACTATTCTCACTCGCCCTCACGTTTCTTTATCCCCCCCTTTTACCACCCGGTTTGTTTTTGAAGGATTTGCCGCACGAGTACGTCCCCCCGGACATGTTGCAAAAGGTGGCCGATCACGGAGCCACGAACAAAATTTACGCCTGCGAAGTCAGCCGGCGCGATCATCTCATCCGCATCAAAGGCGGGCCTTTTGACGCCAAAGAGTACGACGAATATCCCAGCCGTTACATCTCCGTCTTCAGCAAAAAGGTGAAATCCGCACCAACCGTCCCAGTctttcaacaacagcaactaaAGTGCACCCCCTGCGTTTCTTGCTAGATTGCTCCTTACGCTTCGGTTATAATCAACGGAATCTATTGGGCGCCCAACTCGCCAAAGCTCATCACCATTCCGGATGCCAAAGTACTCATCCGCTCGGCTCAGAGTCACCTTCCTTGGGTGCAGACGTCACTCGGCTCACCACCTCTGCCGCACCGGCTTCTTGCCATTTGCGACATCAGTAAAatcagatttatttatttatttattcgccATTTCACACGATAATGAGTTGGTTCCATTTGTTGCTGATTatgttatttaaattcaaGGTGCCGACCCCGGAGGTTCGATCGAGTTTATGAACGAATGCACCACCATCGACAATCCGTTTTGCCTTTACGACGCCGAACAGCACAAGGACACCAACaggtaaaacaagaaaagggaaatctCGTTTCGTTAGTccaatttcgaaatatttgttACATCATTCCTCCGTGTTTCATAGTTTCAAAGGCCCTGGAATTTTGGTCTGCTCCATCGACAACATGCCGACGCAGTTGCCCCGTGAAGCCACCGACTTTTTCGGCGATTTGTTGCTGCCACACGTGTTTGACGTTTTACAGTCGGACGCCACGAAACCCTTCGAGGAGCACAAATTCACCAACGTCATTGAAGGTGCCGTCATCACCAGCAACGGCAAACTCACCAAAAATTTCGAGTACATCCAGGACCTGAGGAACCAGCGAAAGTGGGTTTTTATCGTCGAAAGTCCGATTCGTTTCCAAGATGATTGTAATAATAtatactattttcttttttaaattcaagcTTGGCAAAACACCGCATTCTCGGGGATTACGACGCTCAGACTAAGCGAGTGCTTTTGCTGGGCGCTGGCTACGTCTCGGCTCCTGTTGTCGAGTATTTAACGAGGTCCAACGACGTTGTCGTCCATGTTGGTAAATTGaaagttgttttaaatttcatttgaagtcCAAGCACGACGTTGAtgctttatttaaaattaaaaaaaaaaaaaaaaaaaaaaaaaaacagcatcCGCACTGAGAGACGAAGCAGACACTTTGGCTCGTCGTTTCCCCCGCACCGAGCCCGTCCTTTTGAACGTCCAGGAGCGACCTGATTTGCTGCAGGAGCTGATCGGCAAAGCCGACGTGGTCGTCTCGCTTTTGCCCTATGCCCTGCATCCGCTTGTGGCCGAGCAGTGCATCGCCTCCAAGACCAACATGGTGACGGCCAGCTATCTCTCGCCGGCGATGAAGGAGTTGCACCAACGGGCCGTCGAGGCCGGAGTGTCAATCGTCAACGAAGTAGGCCTCGACCCGGGCATCGACCACTTGCTGGCTATGGAGTGTTTCGAAGAAGTTCACCAGGGCGGAGGCAAAGTCAAATCATTCGTTTCGTATTGCGGCGGACTCCCGGCTCCAGAATGCTCCGACAATCCGCTTCGCTATCGGTTCTCTTGGAGTCCACGCGGGGCTCTACTCAACACTGTGTCCAGCGGCCGTTTCCTCAAGGACGGCAAGGTCTgattcattaaatttttaaattttggtttgatttttgttcattgtgtcTATCTATTGATGTTGTTATTACTCCGGTAGGTTGTCGAGATTCCGGCCGGAGGTGCACTACTTGAAAAGGCTGAAAAGTTGGACTTTTTGCCCGGATTTGCCTTTGAAGGTTTCGCCAATCGCGACTCACTGGACTACGTTGACCATTATGGAATTCCGGAAGCACGCACCGTCTTTAGAGGCACGATCCGCTATGCTGGATACTCGGACCACATCCTAGGTCTAATCCAGCTTGGCCTCATCAGCCAGGAACCTCACCCGTGTCTGCATTCCGGTGGGCCAGACATCACTTGGAGGCAGTTTATGTGCAACCTGTTGGGCATCACCGACTACAACATCTTTTACGACAACCTGAAGAACCAATTATTTGAGCGGACCGGTCGCAATGCCAGCCGCATCAAGGCCATTGAAGATTTGGGATTGCTTTCTGAGGAATTGGTCGTTAAGTACGGCAATCCCATTGATACCATTAGTAAGTTGAATGCTTGTTATGCAATTACAATTTCAGcagattaaaaagaaaaccaaaaaatgagaTAATATTGGTTCGTTTTGATTAGGTCAATATTTGGCAAAGCGATTGGCGTTGGGCCCAGCTGATCGCGATCTCGTGGTTTTACGGCACGAAGTCGAAATTTTGTGGCCGGATCAACGCCACGAATTACGGGGCATTAATTTGGTTTGTTACGGCCAATCCAGCAGCGCAGGCTACTCTGCAATGGCCCGCACCGTCGGTTACCCAGCTGCCATTGCCACCAAAATGTTGCTGGATGGTGAAATTCAACGCAAGGGCATGGTCTTGCCCTTCATCCAGGATATTTACAGGCCAATGCTGAAACGCCTCAAGGCTGAAGGCATTGTGGCCGAAGAAAAGTCCACTTGGATTTGAATCTCTCGTAATCTCTCGTAATTTTCTCGACTGGAAATTCTCTCTTTCCAGGAACAGTTAATACTCTTGCGACTAGGTTAAATTTAACTCATTTTAAAATCCCATTAGGATACTCTTTGATGATACCAGGGAAACTCTTTAGCAGGGATAAAATGCTTTAATTAGTTCTCGTTAACCCagcgaacaaaaaaaaaaaaatcttccgaTTTGGCGTTGCATGTCAGTTGGTCGGTATGTCACGACTCTGCTTCTTTCAATTGAtattttatgaaataaaaatgcactAACTCATAGTTTATTAGACGAAGTGCCGTCTAACGGCACATTTGTTAGAAATGGCATCAAAATcttgttaatttttctccccaattttggatcaaaattcaaactcgtAAATACTAGGAAAGAATTTTGTTGTCTGTTCAATTCAATCATACTGTAATAACTGTACTCGTTAGGAAATATCTTTGAGCTCAATTGTATTCAATACATTTTCGTGGGAAATATTTCACTGGCTTCCTCTTCATTTAACTCTTGGTTTTGAAtgagagaaaattaaaagtaaaaaaaaaaaaaaagatgaaaaacacaaattgaaatattatatCGGGCAACGTTGGTGACTAGCAGTCGAAAAATGTCTGTCATCCAACGTGCTAgtcagttatttttaaatcgcaaatatttttcgtttgttttgaagaaatttaGTTCAGCAGTGCCTGAGAAACCCATCGTTCTTGAAAGGGAAGGTGAAATAGCTTCTGTCAAAATTGATTCCAAGACTATCGAGCACTTGGAGCGGCTCTCATTGGTGGATTTCGCCAATCGTGAAGGCATTCGTCGATTAGAAGAAGCTATTCAGTTCGCCAATCAGATACATTCTGTAGATACATCGGCAGTGAAACCCTTGATAAATGTCCTATACGAAGAGTACATTCAATCACTGAGAGAAGATTGTGTGACTGAGGGTAATATCAGAGAAGAAATCCTCTCCAATGCTACTGTGACAGAAGAAGAGTATTTCTATGCCCCACCAGGCAACATCCCTCTTCCAGACAAAGATTGTTCCTACAAAAATTGAAGACcatgaactttaaaaaaattgccgaTCACTGTGTCAAGCATAAGTTCCTTAGTCcaaattttgacaaattttcatttcttggtGAAGCTCTGCAAAATAGGATTGAGCAAGAGTGGATCAGAAGCAATGTGacccaaaattcaaatgcctTGCTCATTAATAGTGACTCTTTAAACCAAATAAATGTGGAACTTGTGCAGTTGTTCTTGGATGCCCAATCTCTCATGGGATCTAACAGTTCCCTTAGTCTAGCTAGCAAAACTTCTGTAAAGAAAACCTCCAAAGCAATTAAAGACGTGACGGCCATGGCGGACTTGATTGATGCCCTCCCGCAAACTCATCTCAATCTTTGCACTCTAACGCAGCCTGCTCTGAAAAATGACGAATTCATCCGCCTCCAGAAAACGAGGCTTCGCTGGTGGAAATCTTATCTTCAACAGCCCGTTCTTCTCAACACGACGGGCAGCGCATCTTTAGACGAAACGTTCGTGGAACAGAAGATTGAATTCGGCTCCCCAGCTCTGGGATCGGAACCTTTTGAAGTCTTAAAACTCTACAATCCCGCTGTGTTCGCTGATTTGCAGGTTTTGAATCTCATTTGTTATTCTTACTATTGTGTGTATGTGCTAATACcgattgattttctctttcagttgAATGAGGAGACGAAAAAGTCATTGATGGTCAAGTTTCAGCGGAAATCTTCTTGGCCGTGTTTGGTTACGTCCCAGGTGAAATTGGAGTTGGccgtttgtttctttcttacagACGCTTATTTCACCCGAAATAAGGcgtaattattcaattatgggaaatttaaaaatgtttattactGACTAATGTTTTCCTCCGTTATTAGATCCGTGTTATCGCTGCATAAGGCTCTAGCTCCGTATGCTGTGGGCATTGTTGTTGAAGGCTCCCCTACACGAATGGCCGAATTAGAGGATCTTCGCCGCTTAATGAGTCTCGAATTCAAACAGTCAAGAATTCCGGTCTTGCCATTAAATGCTCCTTGGACGACGGCTCAATGCGACGCTAGAGGAATGCcttatttaatatttctgtCAGATTCGACTCTTGAGCAAGGGATATGCGGTCTTCGTAGCAGAGACAACACACTGCAGGTAGCGATATATAAAACAGTTTTGCGAATTTGAAGTACTGACGAGTCATTTCCACCTTATTATAGGAACAGGTGCACGTAAGCAATATAGTAGaaagactaaaaaaatttctggtcTGATCATAACTTCACAATAGTGCTGAATACAAATAGAAGCAGAAATGGATTCGATCTCTCATTTTTATGAGCAATTATGCGCAtgatgatttattttctctttttctattactacgaaaaaaaaacgagaaattgGGGCACTGCGCAGTCATGGCTGAGAGAATGTTACCTAATAAGTTCAAATACGTTGCTTTTTTGAACGCTAGATGACAAGACCAGCTAAGTTCTAGGACGCAATTCTGCTTTTCCCTTTCGGCGGCTTCCTATTTCTAGTAGGCTGTACCGTACGAAATGTAAACAAGATGACAATGGCGACGCGCCTATCTTATGCTCTTGGATCCATCAAAAATgttcataaatattttttttcatctttggcCACTTCGCAGCCGGAAAGTTTAAATCTTGTAAATTTTTCGAATGAGAATGGAATATATAAAGTACAACTAAATTCTCCTAGAACTAGGttggtatttttattatatctcAGATTTGCATATGATAGTTTTAGTTGCTTTTATAATATTGTTTATGTTTAATAGGAATGCACTGTCTACTGAAATGCTGAATGAACTTCAAAGTATTTTCAAGGCAGTTAATGAAGCCAAAGGTGCTCGTTgtgttcttctttcttcatcagGGAGTAAAGTCTTCTCTGCTGGCCATAACTTAAAGGAATTGGTATTTGCAAACAATTATGCTGATATTTAATCATCAGAGTAACATTTGTTGATCATTATAGACAAATGAAACTCCTAAAACTCATCATGAATTAGTGTTCTCAACATGTACTAGTCTTATGAAACTCTTAATTGATTGCCCTATTCCTATCGTAGCTCAGGTAATGTAAAAGAAATTGGTTTTATTCACAGTGCTTTCTATGAATAACAAATATCTTGCAAGGTTGATGGAATAGCTGCTGCAGCTGGTTGTCAATTGGTAGCCATGTGTGATATTGTTGTGGCAAGTACCAATGCAACCTTCTCCACTCCAGGGATAAATTTGGGACTCTTTTGCTCAACACCAGGAGTGGCTGTCGCTAGGGCAATCCCAATGAAATTAGCATCTTACATGCTCTTTACTGGTCTTCCATTGTCAGCTGAAGAAGCTTTAAAGGCTGGCCTGGTTAGTAGAGTTGTACCAGCTGAAAATATaggttagttatttttttttagtta
This window of the Daphnia pulex isolate KAP4 chromosome 5, ASM2113471v1 genome carries:
- the LOC124194004 gene encoding alpha-aminoadipic semialdehyde synthase, mitochondrial-like; this encodes MLLLLLNRPALEASHRFHNLLRNGASLAITSRSYADVRGKILAIRREDQSVWERRAPLSPTNVRKLVRAGVKVLVQPSNRRAYPMQAYANAGAIIQEDIGEAPVIVGVKQIPIDFLLPNKTYCFFSHTIKAQEANMPLLDAMLEKNIRLVDYEKMMDANGQRVVAFGKYAGVAGMINILHGLGLRLLALGHHTPFMHIGPAHNYRNSGMARQAVRDAGFEIAIGMLPKSIGPLTFCFTGSGNVSQGAQEIFQDLPHEYVPPDMLQKVADHGATNKIYACEVSRRDHLIRIKGGPFDAKEYDEYPSRYISVFSKKIAPYASVIINGIYWAPNSPKLITIPDAKVLIRSAQSHLPWVQTSLGSPPLPHRLLAICDISADPGGSIEFMNECTTIDNPFCLYDAEQHKDTNSFKGPGILVCSIDNMPTQLPREATDFFGDLLLPHVFDVLQSDATKPFEEHKFTNVIEGAVITSNGKLTKNFEYIQDLRNQRNLAKHRILGDYDAQTKRVLLLGAGYVSAPVVEYLTRSNDVVVHVASALRDEADTLARRFPRTEPVLLNVQERPDLLQELIGKADVVVSLLPYALHPLVAEQCIASKTNMVTASYLSPAMKELHQRAVEAGVSIVNEVGLDPGIDHLLAMECFEEVHQGGGKVKSFVSYCGGLPAPECSDNPLRYRFSWSPRGALLNTVSSGRFLKDGKVVEIPAGGALLEKAEKLDFLPGFAFEGFANRDSLDYVDHYGIPEARTVFRGTIRYAGYSDHILGLIQLGLISQEPHPCLHSGGPDITWRQFMCNLLGITDYNIFYDNLKNQLFERTGRNASRIKAIEDLGLLSEELVVKYGNPIDTISQYLAKRLALGPADRDLVVLRHEVEILWPDQRHELRGINLVCYGQSSSAGYSAMARTVGYPAAIATKMLLDGEIQRKGMVLPFIQDIYRPMLKRLKAEGIVAEEKSTFSSAVPEKPIVLEREGEIASVKIDSKTIEHLERLSLVDFANREGIRRLEEAIQFANQIHSVDTSAVKPLINVLYEEYIQSLREDCVTEGNIREEILSNATVTEEDPNFDKFSFLGEALQNRIEQEWIRSNVTQNSNALLINSDSLNQINVELVQLFLDAQSLMGSNSSLSLASKTSVKKTSKAIKDVTAMADLIDALPQTHLNLCTLTQPALKNDEFIRLQKTRLRWWKSYLQQPVLLNTTGSASLDETFVEQKIEFGSPALGSEPFEVLKLYNPAVFADLQLNEETKKSLMVKFQRKSSWPCLVTSQVKLELAVCFFLTDAYFTRNKASVLSLHKALAPYAVGIVVEGSPTRMAELEDLRRLMSLEFKQSRIPVLPLNAPWTTAQCDARGMPYLIFLSDSTLEQGICGLRSRDNTLQEQVHVSNIVERLKKFLV
- the LOC124194000 gene encoding enoyl-CoA hydratase domain-containing protein 3, mitochondrial-like, translated to MTMATRLSYALGSIKNVHKYFFSSLATSQPESLNLVNFSNENGIYKVQLNSPRTRNALSTEMLNELQSIFKAVNEAKGARCVLLSSSGSKVFSAGHNLKELTNETPKTHHELVFSTCTSLMKLLIDCPIPIVAQVDGIAAAAGCQLVAMCDIVVASTNATFSTPGINLGLFCSTPGVAVARAIPMKLASYMLFTGLPLSAEEALKAGLVSRVVPAENIELETQQVIESICKKSLPVMRLGKQFLHRQLKMDIMEAYKEGENVMVGNLQLKDAQEGLKSFAEKREPKYQDH